Genomic segment of Portunus trituberculatus isolate SZX2019 unplaced genomic scaffold, ASM1759143v1 PGA_scaffold_475__1_contigs__length_85926, whole genome shotgun sequence:
CAGACCGACTGACTCCAGATTTAACCGCCAAATCCGTAGAGGGCATGTCCCTGACCCTTTAGGATGTAGACGACATCCATGGTAGTGACGGTCTTGCGCTTGGCGTGCTCGGTGTAGGTGACGGCATCCTTGATGACGTTCTCGATGAACACCTTTAGCACCCCACGAGTCTCCTCGT
This window contains:
- the LOC123500728 gene encoding histone H4-like, with translation MTGRGKGGKGLGKGGAKRIRKVLGDNIQVITKPAIRRLAHLRGLIYEETRGVLKVFIENVIKDAVTYTEHAKRKTVTTMDVVYILKGQGHALYGFGG